A window from Vibrio cortegadensis encodes these proteins:
- a CDS encoding RbmA family biofilm matrix protein, giving the protein MNKLYSSLLISFTSLFTTMSVSADETTQQTSANIELSTQNIQETGGYLSADIFINNKSNDFENIKYWLSVKGPKGLSFPAKSVVQGDNSNIETVETGSILSFSRGIWIRDYMEDGLYTVSIEGVNTDTGVIFKESSQFVKGVDLLNPAVIDGLSLQVSLSIASSIPSDGGYLPLYIDVQNAREIPASVEFWITAEGPDGLNIPINSRQALTIGGEDSYTKARGFRFDASYPKGEYVLTTQMYDVASGQHIEYSLSVFKD; this is encoded by the coding sequence ATGAACAAATTATACTCTTCGCTCTTGATTAGCTTTACCTCTTTATTTACGACAATGTCAGTTAGTGCCGATGAAACCACTCAACAAACATCTGCAAACATTGAACTATCAACCCAAAATATCCAAGAAACTGGTGGCTACTTATCTGCGGATATATTCATAAATAATAAAAGCAATGACTTCGAAAACATTAAATATTGGCTATCAGTAAAAGGCCCAAAAGGTTTATCTTTCCCTGCTAAATCAGTAGTGCAAGGCGATAACTCTAATATTGAGACGGTAGAAACTGGAAGTATTCTCAGTTTCAGTCGAGGAATTTGGATTCGTGATTATATGGAAGATGGCTTATATACTGTATCTATTGAAGGTGTAAATACTGACACCGGGGTAATATTTAAAGAGTCAAGCCAGTTTGTTAAGGGCGTTGATTTATTAAATCCAGCAGTTATTGACGGTCTAAGTTTACAAGTTTCTTTATCTATTGCGTCGAGTATTCCAAGTGATGGCGGTTACCTACCTCTTTATATTGATGTTCAAAATGCCAGAGAAATCCCTGCTAGTGTTGAGTTTTGGATAACCGCAGAAGGCCCTGACGGACTCAACATCCCAATTAACTCTAGACAAGCTCTAACTATTGGCGGGGAAGACTCGTATACTAAAGCTCGTGGATTCAGATTCGATGCAAGTTATCCTAAAGGTGAGTATGTGCTCACTACGCAGATGTATGATGTAGCATCTGGTCAGCACATAGAGTATTCTCTAAGCGTATTCAAAGACTAA
- a CDS encoding low molecular weight protein-tyrosine-phosphatase, producing MERKNLSILVVCAGNICRSPMAEAVLRQKAQQRDLCWKVDSAGVLKFIQGKDPDPKAILVANNRGYNPLVSKSRRIINDDFETFDLILAVDKSTLADLFDICPFEYRYKLSLFLSHSLINETEIPDPYQGGISLFEQAFDLIDVGSEGIFNKFTA from the coding sequence ATGGAAAGAAAAAATCTATCAATTCTTGTCGTATGTGCTGGGAATATATGTCGTTCTCCAATGGCGGAAGCCGTTTTGAGGCAAAAGGCGCAGCAGAGAGATTTATGCTGGAAAGTTGATAGTGCTGGTGTCTTAAAATTTATTCAAGGGAAGGACCCCGATCCTAAAGCTATATTGGTTGCTAATAATCGTGGTTACAATCCTTTAGTTTCAAAGTCTAGGAGAATAATAAATGATGATTTTGAAACGTTTGATCTGATTTTAGCTGTTGATAAATCAACGCTTGCAGACCTTTTTGATATTTGTCCATTTGAATATAGATATAAATTATCTCTGTTTTTATCCCATAGTCTCATTAATGAAACAGAAATTCCCGATCCATACCAAGGTGGGATATCACTTTTTGAACAAGCATTTGACTTAATTGATGTTGGTTCTGAAGGGATCTTTAATAAATTTACTGCTTAG
- the vpsB gene encoding UDP-N-acetyl-D-mannosamine dehydrogenase VpsB, translated as MFSKVSVIGLGYIGLPTAAVIASRGIDVIGVDVNQHAVDTINKGEIHIVEPDLDIVVRSAVMTGKLKATVTPESADAFLVAVPTPFKGDNHEPDLSYIEAAAKAIAPVLEKGNLVVLESTSPVGATEKLSGWLAEARPDLTFPQQKGDGADIKVAHCPERVLPGYVLQELVSNDRVIGGMSKSCSEKSVELYKTFVKGECIVTNSRTAEMAKLTENSFRDVNIAFANELSLISEKLKINVWELIKLSNRHPRVNILNPGPGVGGHCIAVDPWFIVNSCPEESKLIAAARNVNDGKPQWVVEQVKQAADQFKKPVIACLGVAFKADIDDLRESPALDITANLAQDDIGQILVVEPNISDLPNQLAEAGVELVTLERAMEIANVVVVLVDHKEFKAADKTSFAKKVVIDTRGVVA; from the coding sequence ATGTTTAGTAAAGTTTCAGTTATTGGTTTGGGGTATATCGGGTTACCGACTGCGGCAGTGATTGCATCACGAGGAATTGATGTAATCGGAGTTGATGTCAATCAACACGCTGTCGACACCATTAATAAAGGTGAGATTCATATTGTTGAGCCGGATTTGGATATTGTCGTCAGAAGTGCGGTGATGACAGGAAAGCTGAAAGCTACGGTTACACCAGAATCTGCGGATGCATTTTTGGTTGCCGTACCTACTCCATTTAAAGGGGATAATCACGAGCCTGATCTTAGTTATATTGAAGCCGCGGCAAAAGCGATTGCACCAGTACTTGAGAAAGGAAACTTGGTGGTTCTAGAAAGCACGTCACCTGTAGGGGCAACAGAAAAACTGTCAGGTTGGTTGGCAGAGGCAAGGCCGGATTTAACTTTCCCGCAGCAGAAAGGCGATGGGGCCGATATTAAAGTGGCTCACTGTCCGGAGCGCGTATTACCTGGCTATGTATTGCAAGAACTCGTGAGTAACGACCGCGTGATTGGTGGCATGAGCAAGTCTTGCAGTGAAAAATCGGTGGAGCTGTACAAAACGTTTGTTAAAGGGGAGTGCATTGTAACCAACTCTCGTACAGCTGAAATGGCGAAACTGACAGAGAACTCATTCCGAGATGTGAATATTGCTTTTGCAAATGAGCTATCTCTTATTAGCGAAAAACTTAAAATTAATGTGTGGGAATTGATTAAGTTATCCAACCGTCACCCACGCGTTAACATCTTGAACCCTGGTCCTGGTGTAGGTGGACACTGTATTGCGGTAGACCCGTGGTTCATAGTCAATAGTTGCCCAGAAGAGTCAAAACTGATTGCCGCCGCACGTAATGTTAATGATGGCAAACCACAATGGGTTGTTGAGCAAGTTAAGCAAGCCGCGGACCAATTTAAAAAACCAGTAATTGCATGCCTTGGTGTTGCATTTAAAGCGGACATTGATGATCTACGTGAAAGCCCTGCATTAGATATTACAGCGAACTTAGCTCAGGATGATATTGGGCAGATTCTTGTTGTTGAACCGAATATCTCTGATTTACCGAACCAATTAGCAGAAGCGGGTGTTGAATTAGTGACACTTGAGCGAGCGATGGAAATTGCCAATGTTGTTGTTGTTCTTGTTGATCATAAAGAGTTCAAAGCAGCAGATAAAACCTCTTTTGCAAAGAAAGTGGTGATTGATACTCGAGGTGTAGTCGCTTAA
- a CDS encoding beta-prism lectin domain-containing protein, translated as MSLKYFVLTIGAISSALSTAHADTIHSNEIYTNLKWSWNQSQFEPSSVQVMATPVVAQLNDDNSDNIIDNNDVADVIIITFKNKDYAKGGIIRALSGTDGAELWAYNNGAIIADARYSPAVADLDGDGVVEIVTTSSSSNFINILDVDGNIKKQIPKVESGWRSVGDISLADLDGDASIEILSANAVYNYDTGLVFSHPWAPSSISGDFNGDSRAEVFTGGALYQSNGSFDWQYQANDTVWFSSLVNLDDDKQPEVIVSVPATYNSAENSVFTVLEHDGTTKWEVTNLENSGGGVQAVSNFLGRETPITTSLSKIFGYANYHSSPSATITIEESDKLWIRSGAAIDAIGTAPSSVVGGNGGYLNSPIDLSQVEAIDITSGRYWWGGYHVLALDFYLKDGSQVSMGSKRYYSHHIKTERVTVPHNSFIKSINVWTSYWLVDGLQFQIASVPDKHDVKGIVYAGYSAVDMYNFKGEKVWSVPNDDINSGKIGVSAFDFDNDGIDEVLVQDRQTVRILDGQTGRVLSSIDNSSGTLWEYPIVVDLAGDDNAELIVVANDYDRPYAINHGVYVYESADDDKPWKNATRIWNQHSYHFSNISQDGSIPNSATSSWLTHNTYRSSTLRGVVNNTKSPIFGRQTGEISNHHVLNDQTLFVRSGFAIDALGTSLDHLAGGDGGALRSPVNLAQVESIQVTSGDYYWGGNHIIALKFTFKNGSSILMGSKHYASNKVVETFTIPQGKQIQQMNVWTNGWLVDGLQFELN; from the coding sequence ATGTCGCTCAAGTATTTTGTTCTTACCATAGGCGCTATATCGTCAGCCCTATCCACAGCACACGCAGATACGATTCACTCGAATGAAATATATACAAATTTAAAATGGTCGTGGAATCAGAGTCAATTTGAGCCAAGTTCGGTTCAGGTAATGGCAACCCCTGTTGTCGCTCAACTCAATGACGATAATAGCGACAATATAATTGATAATAATGATGTCGCTGATGTCATCATCATCACCTTTAAGAACAAAGATTACGCGAAAGGCGGTATAATTCGAGCTCTAAGTGGCACGGACGGTGCTGAACTGTGGGCTTACAATAACGGTGCTATTATCGCTGATGCTCGTTATTCTCCTGCAGTTGCTGACCTTGATGGTGATGGCGTTGTGGAAATTGTCACAACCAGTAGCTCTAGCAACTTTATCAATATTCTTGATGTCGACGGCAATATAAAAAAACAAATTCCAAAGGTGGAAAGTGGGTGGAGATCTGTCGGTGATATCTCTTTAGCCGATCTAGATGGTGATGCCTCGATTGAGATTCTCTCAGCCAATGCTGTATACAATTACGATACTGGTTTAGTGTTCAGTCACCCTTGGGCTCCGTCATCGATTAGTGGTGATTTTAATGGCGACTCAAGAGCAGAAGTCTTTACTGGTGGTGCTTTATATCAAAGTAACGGTTCTTTCGATTGGCAATACCAGGCCAATGATACAGTCTGGTTCTCATCTTTAGTCAACCTCGATGACGATAAGCAACCAGAAGTTATCGTGTCTGTACCAGCAACGTATAATTCAGCTGAAAATAGTGTGTTTACTGTCTTGGAACATGATGGAACCACAAAGTGGGAAGTGACCAACCTCGAAAATTCAGGGGGAGGTGTTCAAGCTGTATCAAATTTTTTAGGTCGTGAAACTCCAATAACAACAAGCTTGTCAAAAATTTTCGGTTACGCCAATTACCACAGCTCACCTTCAGCAACCATTACCATTGAAGAGAGTGATAAGCTTTGGATTCGTTCTGGAGCAGCTATCGATGCGATTGGGACTGCGCCTAGTTCAGTAGTAGGAGGTAACGGCGGGTATTTAAATAGCCCAATAGATCTCTCTCAAGTTGAAGCAATAGATATTACTTCAGGTCGATACTGGTGGGGGGGATATCATGTCCTTGCCTTAGATTTCTATTTAAAAGATGGCTCCCAAGTATCGATGGGCTCAAAACGTTACTACTCTCATCATATCAAAACTGAGCGAGTGACCGTGCCACACAACTCCTTTATCAAAAGTATCAATGTCTGGACATCATATTGGTTGGTCGATGGCTTGCAGTTTCAAATCGCATCAGTACCTGACAAACACGATGTCAAAGGCATCGTTTATGCGGGCTATTCAGCCGTGGATATGTATAATTTCAAAGGGGAAAAAGTGTGGTCAGTACCAAATGATGACATAAATAGTGGCAAAATTGGGGTATCCGCTTTCGATTTCGATAATGACGGCATTGATGAGGTGTTAGTTCAAGATCGTCAAACCGTTCGTATTCTTGATGGTCAAACAGGTCGTGTATTAAGCTCTATTGATAACTCTTCAGGTACATTGTGGGAATATCCAATTGTTGTCGATCTTGCAGGTGACGATAATGCAGAGTTAATTGTCGTTGCTAATGATTATGACCGTCCTTATGCAATAAATCATGGTGTCTATGTGTATGAATCTGCGGACGATGATAAGCCATGGAAAAATGCCACACGTATTTGGAACCAACACTCTTACCATTTCTCGAATATCAGTCAAGATGGGTCGATCCCAAACAGTGCAACATCTAGCTGGTTAACACACAATACTTATCGTTCAAGCACCTTACGTGGCGTTGTAAACAATACGAAGTCTCCCATTTTTGGTCGCCAAACAGGAGAGATCTCTAACCATCATGTATTAAACGATCAAACGTTATTTGTACGTTCTGGTTTCGCGATTGACGCTTTAGGTACAAGCCTTGATCATTTAGCTGGTGGGGATGGTGGAGCATTGCGTTCGCCTGTCAATTTAGCTCAAGTTGAATCTATCCAAGTAACCTCTGGTGATTATTACTGGGGTGGCAATCATATTATTGCCTTAAAGTTCACCTTCAAAAATGGCTCATCAATTCTCATGGGATCTAAACATTACGCTTCAAACAAAGTCGTGGAAACATTCACTATTCCTCAAGGAAAGCAAATACAACAGATGAATGTATGGACCAATGGTTGGTTAGTTGACGGATTACAATTTGAACTAAACTAA
- the wecB gene encoding non-hydrolyzing UDP-N-acetylglucosamine 2-epimerase has protein sequence MKKVLIAFGTRPEAIKMAPLVHKMKQDSRFETKVCVTGQHREMLDQVLALFEIMPDFDLNIMEPGQTLSTVTTKILNGMEGVLKTFKPDVVLVHGDTATTFATSLACYYQQIAVGHVEAGLRTGNIYSPWPEEANRKLTGALTQYHFAPTETSKQNLLSENYSADTIHTTGNTVIDALFMIRNKINSDSYLKETLDQQFSMLDKEKNLILVTGHRRESFGGGFERICEALLKTAKQHPECQVLYPVHLNPNVQEPINRLLRDVNNIFLIDPQEYLSFIYLMDRAHIILTDSGGIQEEAPSLGKPVLVMRDTTERPEAVQAGTVKLVGTNTQIIYEELTQLLLDGKAYESMSQAHNPYGDGQASQRIADILAR, from the coding sequence GTGAAAAAGGTTCTAATAGCATTTGGTACACGGCCTGAAGCGATAAAAATGGCACCATTGGTTCATAAAATGAAGCAAGACAGTCGTTTTGAAACGAAAGTATGTGTGACAGGACAACATAGAGAAATGCTTGATCAGGTCTTGGCATTGTTTGAAATTATGCCTGATTTTGATCTGAATATTATGGAGCCTGGTCAAACGTTAAGTACCGTGACAACTAAGATTTTAAATGGAATGGAGGGCGTCTTAAAGACGTTCAAGCCTGATGTAGTTCTCGTTCATGGGGATACAGCGACGACTTTTGCTACATCACTAGCCTGTTATTACCAACAAATAGCGGTTGGCCATGTAGAAGCGGGTTTGCGAACTGGAAATATTTATTCGCCTTGGCCTGAAGAAGCAAATAGGAAACTAACCGGAGCACTGACTCAATATCACTTCGCACCAACAGAGACGTCAAAGCAAAATTTATTAAGTGAAAATTATAGCGCTGACACCATTCACACAACAGGTAACACTGTTATTGACGCTCTATTTATGATCCGCAATAAAATCAACAGCGATTCATACTTGAAAGAGACGTTGGACCAACAATTTTCAATGCTCGATAAAGAAAAAAACCTCATTTTAGTCACAGGTCATCGACGCGAAAGTTTTGGCGGAGGTTTCGAACGTATTTGTGAAGCATTGTTGAAGACCGCTAAACAGCACCCTGAATGCCAAGTTCTTTATCCTGTCCATCTGAACCCAAATGTGCAAGAGCCAATCAATCGGTTATTGCGCGACGTTAACAATATCTTCCTCATTGATCCGCAAGAGTATCTCTCTTTTATCTATTTGATGGATAGAGCACACATCATTTTAACGGATTCTGGTGGTATTCAAGAAGAAGCGCCATCGTTGGGTAAACCTGTTTTGGTTATGCGAGATACAACGGAAAGACCAGAAGCGGTACAAGCCGGTACCGTTAAGCTAGTCGGTACAAATACACAAATTATTTATGAAGAGCTAACTCAATTGCTTTTAGATGGAAAGGCTTATGAATCGATGAGCCAAGCGCACAATCCATACGGTGATGGTCAAGCAAGTCAGCGTATCGCAGATATTTTAGCAAGATAA
- a CDS encoding oligosaccharide flippase family protein: MISKLFKYAPVQILSAFSLFLLISIQTRYLSPNEYGLLAIFLVFTEGARSVLVQWINNCLVRFYSTSSSKLKFVSQLSFWLLVCLFLSSLVILICMMMFNVFTVTNFAAIYLLLISKSLYLYLTECARVEERVTHYRKAVFVQSMLSVIISYITLLYYENIVSAIFSLIVSYTISLVIVGYHGTISNKYNKSMKTTLLSFGLPLMISGLLGILASRSDRLLIASLTDLEQAGLYSAVSNLLMGIMSLVFMVVALPLFPELTKKVNDKSELYKKHRYYGGVICALSIPSTVGICLLAPHLVKLFLGEPYQGMDLKIFYALSIATWFFNIKCHFLDHGFQFVMKTKWMPILTLSAFVIQVGISLELIPVYGAIGAAISFMLAFFVVSIFTLIVGTRLGYRYPCPQHLPETLLATMMMAISVNVTGMYTNILPSWLVIIIFISVGFLSYGSVHFMLNSFSIKDYIKGLTVNEKH, translated from the coding sequence GTGATAAGTAAGCTTTTTAAATATGCGCCGGTTCAAATACTCTCTGCATTTAGCCTGTTTTTACTCATCTCAATTCAGACGAGGTATTTATCTCCAAATGAATACGGTCTGTTAGCAATTTTCTTAGTATTTACAGAAGGCGCTCGCTCTGTACTAGTTCAATGGATTAATAACTGCTTAGTGAGATTCTATTCAACATCATCATCAAAGTTGAAATTTGTATCACAGTTGTCATTTTGGTTGTTGGTTTGCTTGTTTTTATCATCACTTGTTATTCTCATATGCATGATGATGTTTAATGTTTTCACCGTAACAAATTTTGCAGCCATTTATCTGTTATTAATATCAAAGAGTTTATATTTATATTTAACGGAATGTGCAAGGGTTGAAGAGCGAGTGACTCATTATCGAAAAGCTGTTTTTGTTCAATCAATGTTGTCTGTAATAATAAGTTATATTACCCTTTTGTATTATGAGAATATTGTGTCAGCTATATTTTCATTGATTGTAAGCTATACAATTTCATTAGTAATTGTTGGATATCATGGGACAATATCTAATAAATATAATAAATCGATGAAAACTACACTGCTTAGTTTTGGCCTTCCATTAATGATATCTGGATTACTAGGTATACTAGCATCACGTAGCGACCGGTTGCTCATTGCATCATTAACTGATCTTGAACAGGCTGGGTTATATTCTGCGGTTTCTAATTTGTTAATGGGAATTATGTCACTAGTATTTATGGTCGTAGCATTACCACTTTTCCCTGAGTTGACTAAAAAAGTTAATGACAAATCAGAACTGTATAAGAAGCATCGATACTATGGAGGTGTTATATGCGCACTCAGTATACCGTCGACAGTTGGTATATGTTTGCTAGCACCACATTTAGTTAAATTATTCTTAGGTGAACCCTACCAAGGTATGGATCTAAAGATATTTTACGCTTTATCTATTGCTACTTGGTTTTTTAATATTAAGTGTCATTTTTTGGACCATGGATTTCAATTCGTAATGAAAACAAAGTGGATGCCAATTTTAACCTTAAGTGCATTTGTCATTCAGGTCGGAATTTCTTTGGAACTAATTCCGGTGTATGGAGCGATAGGTGCTGCAATCAGTTTTATGTTAGCGTTTTTTGTAGTTTCAATTTTCACTTTAATCGTGGGGACGCGCCTTGGGTATCGGTATCCGTGTCCTCAACATCTACCTGAAACTTTATTGGCAACCATGATGATGGCTATATCTGTAAATGTTACTGGCATGTATACAAATATACTACCGAGTTGGCTTGTTATTATTATCTTTATCAGCGTTGGATTTTTATCATATGGGTCAGTGCATTTTATGTTAAATAGCTTTTCTATCAAAGACTACATAAAGGGCTTAACTGTCAATGAAAAGCACTAG
- a CDS encoding VpsD family glycosyltransferase, which yields MKKILLIVPLSTVKWGSENAGGVDSVCQQIIRSLAEKPPEGYMYEIVAIKVGTTDVELFEQYALHERVTLTFIPEKETLFGITVPGFVYHNYFLYKKIKESQPDIVHSHLISLPLFSSNNVKSILTLHSFGKIARKSRGFFNNIIFESILPKMTLSKANMITCVGDIIFDEVKGEHLHKLVKIGNPIDSSFFHAKNSRSYGDSVIRLVTCALITPRKQIDLIIELTKTLSSSINVELTIIGPDDNEYSRELKIKTENLNISEKVHWMGAMSQAQIIEQYELADLGVFLSKEETFGLAPLEMLAAGLPLISTSVGILDEKNSFFRGLGVCFIDVNRMDDEVSRILAYINSVKTIDRDEIKSIFSIDSVVEKYQVAYGNINSDK from the coding sequence ATGAAAAAGATATTGCTTATTGTTCCTCTCAGCACAGTCAAGTGGGGAAGCGAAAATGCAGGAGGAGTAGATAGTGTTTGTCAGCAAATCATTCGTTCGTTAGCAGAAAAACCGCCAGAAGGCTATATGTATGAAATAGTTGCAATTAAAGTGGGTACGACGGATGTTGAATTATTTGAACAGTATGCTTTACATGAAAGGGTAACGCTTACATTTATCCCAGAAAAAGAGACGTTATTTGGGATTACGGTGCCTGGGTTTGTTTATCATAATTACTTTCTATACAAAAAAATAAAAGAATCTCAGCCGGATATAGTACATAGCCATTTAATAAGCCTCCCACTATTTTCGTCCAATAATGTTAAATCCATACTAACACTTCATTCTTTTGGGAAAATAGCGAGAAAGTCACGAGGTTTTTTTAACAATATAATTTTTGAGTCAATCTTGCCAAAAATGACTCTGTCAAAAGCAAACATGATCACATGCGTAGGCGATATCATTTTTGATGAAGTGAAGGGAGAACACCTTCATAAGTTAGTTAAAATCGGCAACCCAATTGATAGCTCGTTCTTCCATGCGAAAAATAGTCGTTCATATGGTGACTCAGTAATTCGGTTAGTTACTTGTGCCCTGATAACACCTCGTAAACAAATTGATCTAATCATTGAGTTAACTAAAACTCTGAGTAGTTCAATTAATGTAGAGCTAACTATTATTGGCCCAGATGATAATGAATACTCGAGAGAACTAAAGATAAAAACTGAAAACTTAAATATTAGCGAAAAAGTTCATTGGATGGGTGCGATGTCTCAAGCCCAGATAATTGAACAATATGAACTTGCGGATTTAGGAGTTTTCTTATCAAAGGAAGAGACATTTGGGCTAGCACCGTTGGAGATGTTAGCTGCAGGGTTGCCGCTGATATCGACGTCTGTCGGTATCCTGGATGAGAAAAATTCATTTTTCAGAGGATTAGGCGTTTGCTTTATTGATGTAAATAGAATGGATGATGAAGTATCTAGAATATTAGCGTACATAAACAGTGTGAAGACAATTGATAGAGACGAAATAAAATCCATTTTTTCAATAGACAGCGTCGTTGAGAAGTATCAAGTGGCATACGGAAATATTAATAGTGATAAGTAA
- a CDS encoding glycoside hydrolase family protein encodes MKGLILLFASLSLPIMNAQGNIYDVTYFGAIADDGKDDSLAFQSALAELNDDDTLMIPNGLYDICRTISLFSKRNISIIGAGKAELAKCDDFVGEYLLYIKHTTDLMISDVVFTGLNNGNSNQVWGEQGLYLASTKNSMIVNNEFYHFGDAALRITTSPDEGKYAVGSEDIIVMKNKFQGCAQVTTTQATKNTFVGGSNDISIIENQFVECSLKLSSRTEVSNAKVINNDFNNINGSAVELSYYSDVLFENNNLSNIDGFLLNIYPNSRSDRKVSWGGLRINHNQFSYSQQGIRLQSYSDWEQATSPIENISITNNEFQVITFDGVSNPQYQTAIRTITKDERWSFSNVAIKNNSYRDEYTFLFIDKNVIDIDIEGNNSIPVEASID; translated from the coding sequence ATGAAAGGATTAATTTTACTATTTGCATCTCTTAGTCTACCGATCATGAATGCACAGGGTAATATATACGATGTGACCTATTTTGGTGCCATAGCAGATGATGGTAAAGATGACAGTTTAGCTTTTCAGTCAGCGTTAGCAGAATTAAATGATGACGATACGCTAATGATCCCAAATGGGCTTTATGATATTTGTCGAACTATTTCGTTGTTCAGTAAAAGAAATATATCGATTATAGGGGCAGGAAAAGCTGAACTAGCAAAGTGTGATGACTTTGTTGGTGAGTATCTGTTGTATATTAAGCACACGACAGATCTGATGATCTCTGATGTCGTATTTACTGGATTGAATAATGGAAACAGTAACCAAGTTTGGGGAGAACAGGGGCTGTACTTAGCCAGTACCAAAAACAGTATGATAGTAAATAACGAGTTCTATCATTTTGGTGATGCGGCATTAAGGATAACGACAAGTCCTGACGAAGGAAAATATGCCGTTGGTTCTGAAGACATAATAGTAATGAAGAATAAGTTTCAGGGATGTGCTCAAGTAACAACGACTCAAGCAACAAAAAATACATTTGTCGGAGGGAGTAATGATATTTCTATTATCGAAAACCAATTTGTTGAATGTTCACTTAAATTATCATCAAGAACAGAAGTGTCGAATGCAAAAGTTATAAATAATGACTTCAATAATATTAACGGAAGCGCCGTGGAGTTAAGTTATTACTCAGACGTTCTTTTTGAAAATAACAATTTATCAAACATTGATGGATTCTTGTTGAATATCTACCCAAACTCTAGATCAGACAGAAAGGTTAGTTGGGGTGGATTGAGAATTAATCATAATCAGTTTAGCTATTCTCAGCAAGGAATTAGATTGCAGAGTTATTCTGATTGGGAACAAGCAACTAGCCCTATTGAAAATATATCTATAACAAACAATGAATTTCAAGTCATCACATTTGATGGTGTGAGTAACCCTCAATATCAAACAGCGATCCGTACAATAACAAAGGATGAGCGCTGGTCATTTTCTAACGTCGCTATAAAGAATAATTCATATAGAGATGAATATACGTTTTTATTCATCGATAAAAACGTAATTGATATCGATATTGAGGGAAATAATAGTATTCCAGTTGAGGCTAGTATCGATTAG